In Desulfonatronospira thiodismutans ASO3-1, a single window of DNA contains:
- a CDS encoding GYD domain-containing protein — MPEYVVLSKLTDEGRKTLKKKPERIMEVNKELEDMGVKVKQQYALLGNYDFLNIVEAPDNEAMMKMSVELGSRGSVELLTLPALEIDAFVKQAT, encoded by the coding sequence ATGCCTGAGTATGTCGTTTTGAGCAAACTTACTGATGAAGGACGCAAGACCCTGAAAAAGAAGCCGGAACGTATCATGGAGGTAAACAAGGAGCTCGAGGATATGGGGGTAAAGGTCAAGCAGCAGTATGCCCTGCTTGGCAACTATGACTTCCTGAACATCGTGGAGGCTCCGGATAACGAAGCCATGATGAAGATGTCCGTGGAACTGGGATCCAGGGGATCTGTAGAGCTCTTGACCTTGCCGGCCTTAGAGATTGATGCTTTTGTCAAACAGGCTACCTGA
- a CDS encoding response regulator, whose translation MRIQSKIFIPLILLVLFFTSVAFYASTLQRGHMEKSGAERLALENQDKIDQVVSIMELSAREQAAMFSAHPLVRESLETAAEGDMDDPYDLRVQEAREFLRHGLQDFMQGYSRMLGEDKPLRLHFHLPNGRSLLRSWRDKNVLLNGLQEDRSDDLTQFRGTVNRVMETREPVSGIEVGRGGLVVRAVLPVFSENGEYLGSVESLSRFSDVWEDLELKHVSHLNMFMKKEWLHLAPEMQDRDTYPRLNENYILAAGEGEEEIMQALNVQDLEQGEQGLQVRIEKGYAVAAFPILDYAGNAVGVSAQYLDVSQQQFRLAWMNRLLWGTPLAIMLVFLLVGRKVVQQSVIEPISRIREQIQGIQENKESLGRRLDPGSRDELGQLTSDFNRLMDRYHEMLTFNTMVLDAIPDPVFVVDSNMHIMHANRATMDLAEEHDPEELRYYTCRQIFNADCCGLPECPIATLQRGEDVDTRQIIRWDRGEGRVMYIRPRAKVLRDREGNIAGYLELAQDVTALMEKEQDLEQKNQELMVLNEKYQEAARQAREASRAKSEFLANMSHEIRTPMNAIMGMTELAGNTELTPEQKEYLSIIQNSSESLLALLNDILDFSKIEAGKLDLEYIDFSLRETVHNAVYSVAMLAHQKGVELVVRVEPDMEDGFKGDPDRLRQVLVNLVGNAIKFTQQGEVQVEVRLAAAEEMLQHAARDEGYLSKLQILFRVVDTGSGIAWDKQEGIFEAFVQADGSSRRKYGGTGLGLSISSRLVEMMKGRIWMQSEPGRGSTFSFVLPLEPGEDAQKEQVLGDVSQLQGLKVLIVDDNANNAGILEESLRYWWMQPAIAQSGGQGLKMLEHAASANDPFQVMLLDMHMPEMNGLDVLEAMQDMDPSVKPVILVLTSGAQLGDSRKLRTYGVKAYLFKPVKQSKLLGAILDAVSGGMDHEQEQAQEGKGEEIDGLRPLKILLAEDNEVNQLLAVRILSQEGHQVRGVHDGREAVDALARENFDLVLMDVQMPVMDGLEATRLIRAREQEEGLLRTPVIAITAHALKGDREKCLEAGMDSYVQKPIRKADLFKEIKAVLGEHSGRSQEEMEEAGENMSKDPGLQSPAAADLETALARMGDDQELLAELSENFLQTYEGYMQRIRKAVEDNDPGSLTHSAHTLKGMLGIFVADVAWETARKLEHKGRSQDMQGVEDLLTELEREVEEVTRELKTK comes from the coding sequence ATGCGCATTCAAAGCAAGATTTTTATCCCCTTGATCCTCCTGGTGCTTTTTTTCACCTCGGTGGCCTTTTATGCCTCCACCCTGCAGCGCGGTCATATGGAAAAGTCCGGGGCTGAGAGGCTGGCCCTGGAGAATCAGGACAAAATTGACCAGGTCGTCAGCATAATGGAGCTGAGCGCCAGGGAGCAGGCAGCCATGTTCTCGGCTCACCCCCTGGTGAGAGAGTCTCTGGAAACGGCCGCAGAAGGAGACATGGATGATCCTTACGATCTGCGCGTACAGGAGGCCAGGGAATTTTTGAGGCATGGCCTGCAGGATTTTATGCAGGGGTACAGCCGGATGCTGGGAGAAGACAAGCCTCTGCGCCTGCACTTTCATCTGCCCAACGGCCGCAGCCTCCTGCGCAGCTGGCGGGACAAGAACGTACTCTTAAACGGTCTGCAGGAGGACAGGTCCGATGACCTGACTCAGTTTCGAGGCACGGTGAACCGGGTAATGGAAACCCGTGAGCCGGTTTCCGGCATCGAGGTGGGCAGGGGAGGACTGGTGGTCCGGGCTGTTCTGCCTGTTTTTTCCGAAAACGGAGAATACCTGGGTTCAGTGGAGTCCCTGTCCCGGTTCAGTGATGTCTGGGAGGACCTGGAACTCAAACATGTCAGTCACCTGAACATGTTCATGAAAAAAGAATGGCTGCACCTGGCCCCGGAGATGCAGGACCGGGATACTTATCCACGCCTGAATGAGAACTATATACTGGCTGCAGGCGAGGGCGAGGAAGAGATAATGCAGGCCCTCAATGTCCAGGATCTGGAGCAGGGAGAGCAGGGTCTGCAGGTGCGCATTGAAAAGGGGTATGCCGTTGCTGCCTTTCCCATACTGGACTATGCAGGCAATGCAGTCGGGGTCTCCGCCCAGTATCTGGATGTAAGCCAGCAGCAGTTCAGGCTGGCCTGGATGAACCGCCTTCTGTGGGGCACTCCTCTGGCCATTATGCTGGTTTTTCTCCTGGTGGGGCGCAAAGTGGTCCAGCAAAGCGTTATAGAACCCATCAGCCGTATCCGGGAGCAGATACAAGGTATCCAGGAAAATAAAGAAAGCCTGGGCCGGCGGCTGGATCCCGGGTCCAGGGACGAACTGGGCCAATTGACCTCGGACTTCAACCGGCTCATGGACAGATACCATGAGATGCTCACTTTCAACACCATGGTCCTGGACGCTATCCCGGACCCGGTGTTCGTGGTGGACAGCAATATGCACATCATGCACGCCAACCGGGCCACAATGGACCTGGCAGAAGAGCACGACCCGGAAGAATTGAGATATTATACATGCCGGCAGATATTCAACGCCGACTGCTGCGGTCTGCCCGAATGTCCCATAGCTACCCTGCAAAGAGGCGAAGATGTGGATACCAGACAGATTATCCGCTGGGACCGGGGTGAAGGCCGGGTCATGTATATCCGGCCCAGGGCCAAGGTGCTGCGAGACCGTGAGGGCAACATCGCCGGCTACCTGGAACTGGCTCAGGATGTGACCGCCCTCATGGAAAAAGAGCAGGACCTGGAGCAAAAAAACCAGGAGCTGATGGTACTCAACGAAAAATACCAGGAAGCAGCCAGGCAGGCCAGGGAGGCCAGCCGGGCCAAGAGCGAATTCCTGGCCAATATGAGCCATGAGATCCGCACTCCTATGAATGCCATAATGGGCATGACCGAGCTGGCCGGCAACACCGAGCTGACTCCCGAGCAGAAGGAATATCTGTCCATTATTCAGAATTCCTCTGAGTCCCTGCTGGCCCTTTTAAACGATATCCTGGATTTCTCCAAGATCGAGGCCGGCAAGCTGGATCTGGAGTACATAGACTTCAGCCTGCGCGAAACCGTGCACAACGCTGTCTACTCCGTGGCCATGCTGGCCCATCAAAAGGGGGTGGAGCTGGTAGTGCGTGTGGAGCCGGATATGGAGGACGGGTTCAAAGGAGATCCTGACCGCCTGCGCCAGGTACTGGTCAATCTGGTGGGCAACGCCATCAAGTTTACCCAGCAGGGTGAGGTGCAGGTGGAAGTCCGCCTGGCGGCAGCAGAAGAAATGCTCCAGCATGCAGCCCGGGACGAGGGTTACCTCTCAAAACTGCAGATACTCTTCAGAGTTGTGGATACCGGCAGCGGCATTGCCTGGGACAAACAGGAAGGTATTTTTGAGGCCTTTGTTCAGGCGGACGGCAGCTCCCGCCGTAAGTACGGGGGCACAGGGCTCGGGCTGTCCATAAGCAGCCGCCTGGTAGAAATGATGAAAGGCCGTATCTGGATGCAAAGCGAGCCCGGCAGAGGCAGCACTTTCAGCTTTGTGCTGCCCCTGGAGCCTGGAGAGGATGCGCAAAAAGAGCAGGTCCTGGGGGATGTAAGCCAGCTGCAGGGGCTCAAGGTGCTCATTGTTGACGACAATGCCAACAACGCCGGTATACTCGAAGAAAGCCTCAGGTACTGGTGGATGCAGCCGGCCATCGCCCAGAGCGGCGGCCAGGGCCTGAAGATGCTGGAACATGCCGCCAGCGCAAATGATCCTTTTCAGGTCATGCTCCTGGACATGCACATGCCGGAGATGAACGGCCTGGACGTGCTGGAGGCCATGCAGGACATGGACCCTTCTGTAAAGCCGGTCATACTTGTACTTACCTCCGGGGCGCAGCTGGGAGACTCCCGGAAACTGCGAACCTACGGGGTCAAGGCCTACCTGTTCAAGCCGGTAAAGCAGTCTAAGCTTCTGGGGGCCATCCTGGATGCCGTATCAGGGGGCATGGACCATGAACAGGAGCAGGCGCAAGAGGGCAAAGGGGAGGAAATTGACGGTTTAAGGCCCTTGAAGATACTGCTGGCCGAAGACAACGAGGTGAATCAGCTCCTGGCCGTCAGGATACTCAGCCAGGAGGGGCATCAGGTCCGCGGGGTCCATGACGGCCGGGAGGCTGTGGATGCTCTGGCCCGGGAGAATTTTGACCTGGTGCTCATGGACGTGCAGATGCCGGTTATGGACGGCCTGGAAGCCACAAGGCTTATCCGGGCCCGGGAGCAGGAAGAGGGTCTTTTAAGGACACCTGTTATCGCCATTACCGCCCATGCCCTGAAAGGCGACCGGGAAAAATGTCTGGAAGCGGGCATGGACAGCTATGTGCAAAAACCCATCCGCAAGGCCGATCTGTTCAAGGAGATAAAAGCAGTGCTGGGAGAACACTCTGGCCGGAGCCAGGAAGAAATGGAAGAAGCCGGTGAAAACATGTCAAAAGATCCAGGTCTTCAGTCGCCGGCAGCTGCTGATCTGGAGACTGCCCTGGCCCGCATGGGAGATGACCAGGAGCTTCTTGCGGAACTGTCCGAAAATTTTCTCCAGACCTACGAAGGCTACATGCAGCGCATCCGCAAGGCTGTGGAGGACAATGATCCGGGTTCCCTGACTCACAGCGCCCATACCCTCAAGGGGATGCTGGGTATCTTTGTGGCGGACGTGGCCTGGGAAACAGCCAGAAAGCTGGAGCATAAGGGCCGCAGTCAGGATATGCAGGGAGTTGAGGATCTGCTGACAGAGCTTGAAAGGGAAGTTGAAGAGGTGACAAGGGAACTCAAAACAAAGTAA
- a CDS encoding sensor histidine kinase encodes MSEEISIKEITNRCLEESRAFKVQKRLLEKIDDYADYAFSPIQSSALNVFFDLSQEYESFHDLLAVCVLVPKVFFNLECNLFLLRENRVEMVATCKGNCPEVTEGRMDNLQICPEPQVIKDCLYLPIKANRDMLDQLPFSLPQGLIGMLEVYPARKINEHGRFFFQKYANRVGFQLHMRMISWKNEEHLQFINSLVKDIGHNVIVPNMFFKIFYRRLEAQINALGNLKDDMAAIARAAGDDPDKGLVDSRELLPRLEYIHNGLREQYSEILNHYEQTSLFLETLLRRSHFEQGKYVLEKKVCNFKSQIIDPQVERFTPQFREKGIDIALAGVPDQEIEVVVDKGLISQVYANLFSNAVKYTREVTDFSGHKAKFISYGWEYKPDYFGPEKPGIKLNVFSSGPHLSPEEQASLFREGFRAGNVGKEQGTGHGLFFIKEIVEMHGGEVGYEPTPLGNNFFFILPLTESADY; translated from the coding sequence CTGGAGGAGTCCCGGGCTTTCAAGGTCCAGAAGAGGCTGCTGGAAAAAATCGATGATTATGCAGATTATGCCTTCAGCCCCATCCAGAGTTCCGCGCTCAATGTTTTTTTTGATCTCTCCCAGGAGTATGAATCCTTTCACGATCTCCTGGCCGTGTGCGTCCTGGTGCCCAAGGTCTTTTTCAACCTGGAGTGCAACCTTTTTCTTTTGCGGGAGAACCGGGTGGAAATGGTGGCCACCTGCAAGGGCAACTGCCCGGAGGTCACCGAGGGCAGAATGGACAATCTGCAGATATGCCCTGAGCCCCAGGTAATAAAAGATTGTCTGTACCTGCCCATCAAGGCCAACAGGGACATGCTGGACCAGCTTCCCTTCAGTCTGCCCCAGGGGCTTATCGGGATGCTGGAGGTATACCCTGCCCGCAAGATAAACGAACACGGCCGGTTCTTTTTTCAGAAATACGCCAACAGAGTGGGTTTTCAGCTGCACATGCGCATGATCAGCTGGAAAAACGAGGAGCACCTGCAGTTCATCAACTCCCTGGTCAAGGATATTGGTCACAATGTTATAGTGCCCAACATGTTTTTCAAGATTTTTTACCGCCGCCTGGAAGCGCAAATAAACGCCCTGGGAAACCTCAAAGATGATATGGCCGCCATTGCGCGGGCAGCCGGGGACGACCCGGATAAAGGCCTGGTCGATTCCCGGGAACTTCTCCCCCGCCTGGAATATATCCACAACGGCCTGCGGGAGCAGTACAGCGAGATACTCAATCATTACGAGCAGACCAGCCTTTTTCTGGAAACGCTTCTCAGGCGCAGTCATTTCGAACAGGGCAAGTATGTCCTGGAAAAAAAGGTTTGCAATTTCAAAAGCCAGATAATAGATCCCCAAGTGGAGCGTTTTACGCCCCAGTTCAGGGAAAAGGGCATTGACATCGCCCTGGCCGGAGTGCCGGACCAGGAAATCGAGGTGGTGGTGGACAAGGGGCTTATCAGCCAGGTCTATGCCAACCTTTTTTCCAACGCTGTCAAATATACCCGGGAAGTAACTGATTTTTCCGGCCACAAGGCCAAGTTCATCTCTTACGGCTGGGAATACAAGCCTGACTATTTCGGGCCGGAAAAGCCGGGCATCAAGCTCAACGTATTCAGTAGCGGACCGCACTTGAGCCCTGAAGAGCAGGCCAGCCTTTTCCGGGAGGGCTTCCGGGCCGGCAATGTGGGCAAAGAACAGGGAACAGGGCACGGCCTGTTTTTTATCAAGGAAATCGTGGAAATGCACGGCGGCGAAGTGGGATATGAACCAACCCCGCTTGGCAACAATTTCTTTTTTATCCTTCCCCTTACCGAATCCGCGGACTACTGA